One Parageobacillus sp. KH3-4 genomic region harbors:
- a CDS encoding tetratricopeptide repeat protein gives MKRIEEIVRLVESGEVQKALALVPDIKKNGSDEEKYELADHLYSWGMLEEAKELLEELALRYPDEGEIRLFLAEVYTELEEEENALEILEQIDEEDPLFARACLIAADLYQMQGLEEVSERKLQQAYEKMPDEPIIQFALAELYFSMGQYSKSISFYEKVLKKEKTIAGTHIPERLAEALSLCGEFEQALPYYDEALQEKIDSRTLFGYGVTAFQAEYYQTAIEKLSELKALDPEFVPLYLYLAKAYEHEGQLEKSYEIAKEGIHVDEWNKELLLYAGKAALKLGKPDEAESWLKKAIEIDQGYIEALTTLSSLLLHQERYEEVVSCLEEVMAQGEYDPQFEWDLARAKHKLEMYSDALKHYQEAYTFFKNNIDFLEEYGYFLIEEGDRERAKEIFQQIVRLDPGHIEAADMLLQLEE, from the coding sequence ATGAAACGAATCGAAGAAATTGTTCGCCTTGTAGAAAGCGGAGAGGTGCAAAAAGCGTTAGCGCTTGTGCCTGACATCAAAAAAAATGGCAGCGATGAAGAAAAATACGAACTTGCCGATCATTTATATTCATGGGGAATGCTGGAAGAAGCGAAAGAGCTGCTGGAAGAGCTAGCGCTTCGTTATCCTGATGAAGGGGAAATCCGTTTGTTTTTAGCTGAAGTATACACAGAGCTGGAGGAAGAAGAAAACGCGCTTGAAATTTTAGAACAAATCGATGAAGAAGATCCTCTTTTTGCTCGTGCATGTCTCATTGCCGCTGATTTGTATCAAATGCAAGGGCTGGAGGAAGTGAGCGAGCGAAAGCTTCAGCAAGCGTACGAAAAAATGCCGGATGAGCCGATTATTCAATTTGCATTGGCGGAGCTATATTTTTCGATGGGACAATATTCCAAAAGCATATCATTTTATGAGAAAGTATTGAAAAAAGAAAAGACGATTGCCGGTACACACATTCCAGAACGGCTCGCCGAAGCGCTTAGCTTATGCGGCGAATTTGAGCAGGCGCTGCCATATTACGATGAGGCGCTGCAGGAAAAAATCGATAGCCGAACATTATTTGGCTATGGAGTGACGGCGTTTCAAGCGGAGTACTATCAGACGGCAATTGAAAAATTAAGCGAGCTAAAAGCGCTTGATCCTGAATTTGTGCCGCTTTATCTCTATTTGGCAAAAGCGTATGAGCATGAAGGGCAGCTGGAAAAAAGCTATGAAATTGCGAAAGAAGGAATTCACGTTGATGAGTGGAATAAAGAATTATTGCTATATGCCGGGAAAGCCGCTTTAAAACTTGGAAAACCGGATGAAGCGGAGTCGTGGCTGAAAAAAGCGATCGAAATTGACCAAGGATATATCGAGGCGTTGACGACGTTAAGCTCGCTCCTATTGCATCAAGAGCGGTATGAAGAAGTCGTTTCCTGCTTGGAAGAAGTGATGGCACAAGGAGAGTATGATCCTCAGTTTGAATGGGATTTAGCGCGCGCGAAACATAAGCTGGAGATGTATTCCGATGCATTAAAACATTATCAAGAGGCATATACTTTCTTTAAGAATAATATTGATTTTCTCGAAGAATATGGTTATTTTCTGATCGAAGAAGGAGATAGGGAGCGAGCGAAAGAAATATTCCAACAAATCGTACGCCTCGATCCGGGACATATAGAAGCAGCAGACATGTTGCTACAATTGGAGGAATAA
- a CDS encoding ReoY family proteolytic degradation factor, which yields MTHVSVNEKKEFIRWFLNHYQLKRRECVWILNYLMSHDQLMQKVHFVENAQYCPRGIIMSTHCVDDVPFRFYKGNVMTTDAEKSFHDIRLNREEDIYIQLNFRASFHSPQYVAVLEENPYAPKQVQVDENDRRLAEQFLEKSLYEFQRERLMKLIDDALDRQDAEAFRRLTDQLKQL from the coding sequence ATGACGCACGTATCTGTAAATGAGAAAAAAGAGTTTATTCGTTGGTTTTTAAATCATTACCAGTTAAAGCGCCGGGAATGTGTTTGGATTTTAAACTATTTAATGAGCCATGATCAATTGATGCAAAAGGTCCATTTTGTAGAAAACGCCCAATATTGCCCGCGCGGCATCATCATGTCCACCCATTGCGTCGACGACGTACCGTTCCGCTTTTATAAAGGCAACGTCATGACGACAGATGCCGAAAAATCGTTCCATGATATCCGGTTAAACCGAGAGGAAGATATTTATATTCAGCTGAATTTCCGTGCTTCTTTCCACTCGCCGCAATATGTCGCCGTACTGGAAGAAAATCCGTATGCTCCAAAACAAGTGCAAGTAGACGAAAACGATCGGCGGCTGGCTGAGCAGTTTCTAGAAAAATCGCTTTACGAATTTCAACGGGAACGGTTAATGAAGCTGATTGATGACGCGCTAGACCGTCAAGATGCGGAAGCATTCCGCCGCCTTACCGATCAGCTGAAACAGTTGTGA
- the trpA gene encoding tryptophan synthase subunit alpha, which produces MFIPFIVAGDPRPDITIELALALQEAGADILELGVPYSDPLADGPVIQRAAARALRQQMTLQKAIELIPEMRKKGVKIPIIIFTYYNPVLQLGEESFFALAQKNGANGVLIPDLPFEESEPVRKLGEAAGIPLISLVAPTSKKRIEMIASNAQGFLYCVSSLGVTGVRDTLPETLNEFLAEVKRHSHVPVVVGFGISKSEQVSMLKSYCDGVVIGSALVQKIEQLSDRLQTPGKKEEALAEFRRYARSLTAPLDETVQ; this is translated from the coding sequence ATGTTTATCCCGTTTATTGTCGCCGGGGATCCCCGACCGGATATAACGATTGAACTGGCCTTGGCGCTTCAAGAGGCGGGAGCCGATATTTTGGAACTAGGCGTTCCGTACTCCGATCCGTTGGCGGATGGCCCGGTTATTCAACGGGCAGCGGCAAGAGCGCTGCGCCAGCAGATGACACTGCAAAAAGCGATCGAATTAATCCCTGAAATGAGAAAAAAAGGCGTAAAAATTCCGATTATTATCTTTACGTATTACAATCCTGTGTTACAATTAGGAGAAGAATCCTTTTTTGCTTTAGCGCAAAAAAATGGAGCGAACGGCGTTTTAATTCCGGATTTGCCTTTTGAAGAAAGCGAGCCGGTTCGCAAGCTTGGCGAGGCGGCGGGAATCCCGCTGATTTCGCTCGTGGCGCCGACATCGAAAAAGCGAATTGAAATGATCGCTTCCAATGCGCAAGGATTTTTATATTGCGTTTCATCCCTCGGTGTGACCGGCGTGCGTGATACGTTACCGGAAACATTAAACGAATTTTTGGCAGAAGTAAAACGGCATAGCCATGTTCCTGTCGTCGTTGGATTTGGCATTTCGAAAAGCGAACAAGTGAGCATGCTAAAAAGCTATTGTGACGGTGTCGTCATCGGCAGCGCGCTTGTCCAAAAAATTGAACAGCTTAGCGACCGCTTGCAAACACCGGGAAAAAAAGAGGAGGCGCTCGCTGAGTTTCGCCGTTACGCTCGCTCGCTGACAGCGCCGCTTGATGAAACGGTGCAATAA
- the hisC gene encoding histidinol-phosphate transaminase — MEIKTQLRGLPPYQPGKSVEEVKRQYGLTDIIKLASNENPYGCSPAAKEAIMKQLDRLAIYPDGYARLLREKVAAHLGVKETQLIFGNGSDEVVQIICRAFLSPNTNTVMAAPTFPQYRHNAVIEGAEVREIPLVDGRHDLEAMLNAIDEQTRVVWICNPNNPTGTYVNKRELTSFLERVPSHVLVVLDEAYYEYATADDYPQTIPLLRQYKNLMILRTFSKAYGLAALRVGYGIASETIVRDIEPAREPFNTSSIAQAAAVAALDDQAFIRDCVEKNKQGLQTFYRFCEENGLRYYPSQTNFVLIDFGIEGNEVFQYLLERGIIVRSGNALGFPTAVRITVGTREQNERVIAALTQMLKAKQLV, encoded by the coding sequence ATGGAAATTAAAACACAGTTGCGGGGGCTTCCCCCTTACCAACCGGGAAAATCCGTTGAAGAAGTGAAACGGCAGTATGGGCTTACGGATATTATCAAACTAGCGTCCAACGAAAATCCATACGGATGTTCGCCTGCAGCGAAGGAAGCCATCATGAAACAATTGGACCGTCTCGCCATTTATCCGGACGGATATGCACGCCTGCTGCGCGAAAAAGTTGCTGCGCATCTTGGAGTAAAGGAAACACAGCTTATTTTCGGCAACGGTTCCGATGAAGTCGTGCAAATTATTTGCCGCGCGTTTTTGTCGCCGAATACGAACACGGTGATGGCGGCGCCGACGTTTCCGCAATATCGCCATAACGCGGTGATTGAAGGGGCGGAAGTTCGTGAAATTCCGCTTGTGGATGGGCGCCATGATTTGGAAGCGATGCTGAATGCGATCGATGAGCAAACGCGCGTCGTTTGGATATGCAATCCGAACAACCCGACGGGGACGTATGTGAATAAACGGGAGCTTACTTCCTTCCTTGAGCGTGTTCCTAGCCATGTCCTTGTCGTTTTGGATGAAGCGTATTACGAATATGCGACGGCGGATGATTATCCGCAAACCATTCCGCTTCTCCGCCAATATAAAAATTTGATGATTTTACGCACGTTTTCGAAAGCGTACGGTTTAGCAGCGCTCCGGGTTGGATACGGCATTGCCAGCGAAACGATCGTTCGCGATATCGAGCCGGCGCGCGAACCGTTTAATACATCAAGCATTGCGCAAGCGGCCGCCGTTGCTGCGTTGGACGATCAAGCTTTTATTCGCGACTGTGTAGAAAAAAATAAGCAAGGATTACAAACGTTTTATCGCTTTTGCGAGGAAAACGGGTTGCGCTATTATCCGTCGCAAACTAATTTCGTGTTGATCGATTTTGGCATTGAAGGGAATGAAGTTTTTCAATATTTGCTAGAACGCGGAATTATCGTTCGCTCTGGGAACGCGCTCGGTTTTCCAACGGCGGTACGCATTACGGTCGGTACGCGCGAGCAAAACGAACGGGTTATTGCTGCATTGACGCAGATGTTGAAAGCAAAGCAACTTGTATAG
- a CDS encoding YpiF family protein, which translates to MKWIAADVEIYAKEKDYIDTALISLIPITIADGARAAASGGELVQLIANEAERQLKGRVFLFPPFAYFANEQREGIVQRLGHWTRQLMEDGMKHVFYVTCDHAWKEYETQLSGRLWIVPAVPLQNMDESYKHEIVREQTSRLLNFFISQWS; encoded by the coding sequence ATGAAATGGATAGCAGCGGATGTGGAGATATACGCGAAAGAAAAAGATTATATCGACACCGCCTTAATTTCGCTTATTCCGATTACGATTGCGGATGGCGCCAGGGCGGCCGCATCAGGAGGGGAGCTTGTGCAGCTAATTGCCAACGAGGCGGAACGGCAGCTAAAGGGAAGGGTGTTTTTATTTCCGCCATTTGCATATTTTGCGAACGAACAACGTGAAGGAATCGTTCAGCGGCTTGGACATTGGACAAGGCAACTAATGGAAGACGGGATGAAGCATGTTTTTTATGTGACATGTGACCATGCATGGAAAGAGTATGAAACGCAGCTTTCTGGCAGGCTGTGGATAGTGCCGGCGGTTCCGTTACAAAATATGGATGAATCGTATAAGCATGAAATCGTCCGTGAACAAACATCTCGATTGCTGA
- a CDS encoding phosphoribosylanthranilate isomerase, whose protein sequence is MAVRLKYCGNRTASDLQKSVQSKADYVGLIFAESKRKVEVEAAKQWLKCISLGDKQLVGVFVNAPIDKIIGAASQLPLAVIQCHGDETVEYIAKIKEATGLAVWKAIHHDGNALAKMKQYAGIADGYVVDSRVSGAWGGTGISFDWKNVPFYLEEAARQAAPCFIAGGIMPENVEKLLSYRPYGIDISSGIEENGEKSVKKMKEIEKKVANYV, encoded by the coding sequence TTGGCCGTCCGTCTTAAATATTGTGGCAACCGCACCGCTTCCGATTTGCAAAAAAGCGTCCAAAGCAAAGCGGATTACGTTGGGTTGATTTTTGCAGAAAGCAAGCGAAAAGTGGAAGTGGAAGCGGCAAAGCAATGGCTGAAATGTATTTCCCTTGGTGATAAACAGCTTGTCGGCGTGTTTGTCAACGCGCCGATTGATAAAATCATCGGCGCGGCGTCGCAGCTTCCGCTCGCGGTGATCCAATGCCACGGCGATGAAACGGTCGAGTATATCGCAAAAATAAAAGAAGCGACGGGCCTTGCCGTGTGGAAAGCGATTCATCATGATGGGAACGCGCTTGCGAAGATGAAGCAATACGCTGGCATCGCCGACGGATATGTGGTGGATAGCCGAGTAAGCGGAGCGTGGGGCGGAACGGGAATTTCATTCGACTGGAAGAATGTCCCGTTTTATTTGGAAGAAGCAGCGCGTCAAGCGGCGCCTTGTTTTATCGCCGGCGGAATCATGCCGGAAAACGTGGAAAAGCTGCTTTCGTACCGCCCTTACGGCATCGACATTAGCAGCGGCATTGAAGAAAACGGGGAAAAAAGCGTTAAAAAAATGAAAGAAATCGAGAAGAAGGTGGCGAACTATGTATAA
- a CDS encoding prephenate dehydrogenase, which yields MEGNVFIVGLGLIGGSMALAIKRAHPNAVIIGYDVNENEMKLARTLKVIDEMASSLEQGMRQADLVILATPVMQTEKILAEMRADVLKGNVIVTDVGSTKQRIVKHAEQLGKQGITFIGGHPMAGSHKSGVAAARAHLFENAFYVLTPTNGVAAEEVERLKEWLKGTKAQFVVLSPKEHDRITGVISHFPHIIAASLVHQAERYEKENPLVSRLAAGGFRDITRIASSNPEMWRDIFIHNKEELLALFDSWISEMQKLRSIVEAENSEAIYRYFLQAKQFRDGLPARTKGAIPSFYDLYVDVPDYPGVISEITGYLAKEQISITNIRIIETREEIYGVLRLSFQSEEDRAKAKACIQKHTNYNTYEG from the coding sequence TTGGAAGGAAACGTTTTTATCGTTGGGCTTGGCTTAATCGGCGGCTCGATGGCGCTGGCGATTAAAAGAGCGCATCCGAATGCCGTCATTATTGGATATGATGTAAACGAAAATGAGATGAAACTTGCGCGCACATTGAAAGTGATTGATGAAATGGCTTCTTCCCTTGAACAAGGGATGAGGCAGGCGGATTTGGTCATTTTAGCCACCCCTGTCATGCAGACGGAGAAAATTTTGGCGGAAATGCGCGCCGATGTTTTAAAGGGAAACGTGATTGTAACGGATGTTGGAAGCACAAAGCAGCGGATTGTCAAGCATGCGGAGCAGTTAGGAAAGCAAGGAATAACGTTTATCGGCGGCCATCCGATGGCAGGTTCGCATAAAAGCGGTGTTGCTGCGGCGCGGGCGCATTTGTTTGAAAACGCCTTTTACGTATTGACGCCGACGAATGGCGTGGCGGCGGAGGAGGTTGAACGATTAAAGGAGTGGCTAAAAGGAACGAAAGCGCAGTTTGTCGTGCTGTCGCCAAAAGAGCATGATCGCATCACCGGAGTGATTAGCCATTTCCCGCATATTATCGCGGCAAGCCTTGTCCACCAAGCAGAGCGGTACGAAAAAGAAAATCCGCTTGTCAGCCGCCTTGCCGCAGGGGGATTTCGCGATATTACGCGCATCGCCTCAAGCAACCCGGAAATGTGGCGCGATATTTTTATACATAATAAGGAGGAGCTGTTGGCGCTATTTGATAGCTGGATTTCGGAGATGCAGAAGCTCCGTTCGATTGTGGAAGCGGAAAACAGCGAAGCGATTTATCGCTATTTTTTGCAAGCAAAACAGTTTCGCGACGGACTTCCAGCGCGAACGAAAGGGGCTATTCCATCTTTTTACGACTTATATGTCGATGTTCCTGATTACCCTGGGGTGATTTCCGAAATTACCGGCTATCTTGCGAAAGAACAAATTAGCATTACAAACATCCGGATTATCGAAACGAGAGAAGAAATTTATGGTGTGCTTCGCCTCAGCTTTCAAAGCGAGGAAGACCGGGCAAAAGCGAAAGCGTGCATTCAAAAACATACGAATTATAATACATATGAAGGATAG
- the aroA gene encoding 3-phosphoshikimate 1-carboxyvinyltransferase, translating to MKDRRRGNDVQKLRTNVSSLQGTIDVPGDKSISHRAVMLGAIANGTTTIANFLPGEDCLSTIDCFRKMGVLIEQNGSDVVVEGKGLKELKEPTDILHVGNSGTTARLLLGILAGCPFHSCLIGDESIAKRPMGRVTKPLKMMGAHIDGREHGNYTPLSIRGGELRPIHYESPVASAQVKSAILLAGLATDGTTTVTEPHRSRDHTERMIRLFGGNVTVDGRTVSVTGPQQLTGTKIYVPGDISSAAFFLVAGAIVPNSEITLKNVGLNPTRTGIIDVLQQMGADITIENVRNEETEPFGDITVRTSNLTAVEIGGALIPRLIDEIPIIALLATQAEGTTVIKDASELKVKETNRIDTVVTELRKLGANIEATGDGMIIHGKAALTAKEAVVDSHGDHRIGMMLAIAACITQGTVHLKHPEAVAVSYPSFFDHLHSLM from the coding sequence ATGAAGGATAGACGGAGGGGAAACGACGTGCAGAAGTTGCGAACGAATGTTTCGTCATTGCAAGGAACGATCGATGTTCCAGGCGACAAATCGATTTCCCATCGCGCTGTAATGCTTGGGGCGATCGCCAATGGAACGACAACGATTGCCAATTTTTTGCCAGGAGAAGATTGTTTAAGTACGATTGACTGTTTTCGCAAAATGGGAGTATTGATCGAGCAAAACGGAAGCGATGTTGTTGTGGAAGGAAAAGGACTAAAAGAGCTTAAGGAGCCAACTGATATTTTGCATGTCGGTAATTCCGGGACAACGGCACGGTTGTTGCTGGGAATTTTAGCGGGCTGCCCGTTTCATTCTTGCCTGATTGGCGATGAATCGATCGCCAAGCGGCCGATGGGTAGGGTGACAAAGCCGCTGAAAATGATGGGCGCACATATTGACGGCCGCGAGCATGGAAACTATACTCCGCTATCGATTCGCGGCGGCGAACTTCGGCCGATTCATTATGAATCTCCTGTCGCAAGCGCGCAAGTGAAATCGGCAATTTTGCTGGCGGGATTGGCGACAGATGGCACTACGACCGTAACGGAACCGCACCGTTCCCGCGATCATACTGAGCGGATGATTCGGTTGTTTGGCGGGAACGTCACCGTGGACGGCCGCACGGTTTCCGTGACCGGGCCACAGCAGCTAACAGGCACAAAGATATACGTTCCGGGAGATATTTCATCGGCAGCCTTTTTCTTAGTGGCTGGAGCGATTGTACCAAACAGTGAAATTACATTAAAAAACGTCGGCCTCAATCCGACAAGAACAGGGATTATCGATGTATTGCAGCAAATGGGCGCGGACATAACGATCGAGAACGTCCGCAATGAAGAGACGGAACCGTTTGGCGATATTACCGTCCGCACCTCGAATTTAACAGCGGTGGAAATTGGCGGCGCGCTTATTCCGCGGCTAATTGACGAAATTCCGATCATTGCCTTGCTTGCAACGCAGGCGGAAGGCACGACCGTTATTAAGGATGCAAGCGAATTGAAAGTGAAGGAAACGAACCGAATTGATACGGTCGTGACCGAATTGCGGAAACTTGGCGCAAATATTGAAGCGACAGGCGATGGCATGATCATTCATGGAAAAGCAGCGTTAACGGCAAAGGAAGCGGTCGTTGACAGCCATGGTGATCACCGAATTGGCATGATGCTAGCGATTGCTGCTTGCATTACGCAAGGGACTGTCCATTTAAAGCACCCGGAAGCGGTCGCTGTTTCTTATCCATCGTTTTTTGATCATCTTCATTCCTTAATGTAA